A region from the Drosophila ananassae strain 14024-0371.13 chromosome 2L, ASM1763931v2, whole genome shotgun sequence genome encodes:
- the LOC6505669 gene encoding oxysterol-binding protein-related protein 8 isoform X10 — MRHSRLFINCSKLMFCVFTARRKTPFSIFTPLVSLGAIESSQYPAFRPRGHVRVFARLKLLYKNLDADSQNEAPNAVMSGLESESESDGAEQVQEDGPEQCQETSYVPITEEEFGEQGEQVEELAEENKSLIWCIVKQVRPGMDLSKVVLPTFILEPRSFLDKLSDSYYHADILSKAVHEDDAFTRMKLVVQWYLSSFYKKPKGLKKPYNPILGERFRCYWQHPTGSKTFYIAEQVSHHPPVSAFYVTNREDGFSITCSILAKSKFYGNSTSAVLEGAATMTLLPRGECYTASTPYAHCKGILMGTLSMELGGKINIECENTGYRTELEFKLKPFLGGSDATNVVVGKIKLGKETLATISGHWDKECRIKDSKTGEETLLFRADAEMRSKRLTRYLVPIEEQLPFESQLLWQRVSEAIAREDQVAATEEKTVLEERQRAEAKDRVSADLQYTPAIFELDNYGQWVYKYADLRPWDSRNDVRQYECDYKVLTQTRHKSVPIIHGGELMHPLRPSLETISRSQRQSNAGPGNQPGGTAAPKAKNKSLVLAPRDTNSDSSQSPQGAVKRSSTSAIKQLALAVDQVNRVLEQHTRQLNEISQRLERMQYAPSPSNMSMQSQHLWGGGVSQSTVIKSLLYALIGLVVSLILRWLFK, encoded by the exons ATGCGCCACAGtagacttttcattaattgttcAAAATTAATGTTTTGTGTATTCACCGCCCGGCGAAAAACCCCCTTTTCCATCTTCACTCCCTTGGTCAGCCTCGGCGCTATTGAATCCTCACAGTATCCTGCTTTTAGGCCGCGGGGTCATGTCCGGGTCTTTGCTAGACTGAAGCTGCTTTATAAGA ATCTGGATGCAGACAGTCAGAATGAAGCACCCAATGCTGTCATGTCCGGTCTGGAGTCTGAGTCGGAGTCCGATGGCGCCGAGCAAGTTCAGGAGGATGGACCAGAACAGTGTCAGGAGACGAGCTACGTACCCATAACCGAGGAGGAATTTGGCGAG CAAGGAGAGCAGGTAGAGGAGTTGGCCGAGGAGAACAAGAGCTTGATCTGGTGCATTGTGAAGCAGGTGCGCCCGGGAATGGACCTGAGCAAAGTGGTATTGCCCACTTTTATCCTGGAGCCGCGCTCCTTTTTGGACAAGCTCAGCGACTCGTACTACCATGCAGACATTCTCTCCAA GGCCGTCCACGAAGATGATGCCTTTACGCGCATGAAGCTTGTAGTCCAATGGTACCTGTCAAGCTTCTACAAGAAGCCCAAGGGCTTGAAGAAGCCCTACAACCCGATTTTGGGTGAACGATTCCGATGCTATTGGCAGCATCCCACTGGCAGCAAAACCTTCTATATTGCAGAACAGGTCTCACATCATCCCCCAGTTTCTGCCTTTTACGTAACGAACCGGGAGGACGGCTTCAGTATCACCTGCTCCATCCTGGCGAAATCGAAGTTCTACGGCAACAGCACCTCCGCGGTGCTAGAAGGCGCTGCCACTATGACGTTGCTGCCGCGCGGTGAATGCTATACGGCGTCGACGCCGTACGCCCACTGCAAGGGCATTCTAATGGGCACCCTCTCGATGGAGCTCGGGGGCAAGATCAACATCGAATGCGAGAACACCGGTTACAGGACGGAGCTGGAGTTCAAACTGAAGCCATTccttggcggttcggacgccACGAATGTGGTTGTTGGCAAGATCAAGCTGGGCAAAGAGACTCTGGCCACCATCTCGGGCCACTGGGATAAGGAGTGCCGTATTAAGGATTCCAAAACTGGCGAAGAAACGTTGCTGTTCCGAGCAGATGCTGAGATGCGTTCCAAGCGGCTAACTCGGTATTTGGTTCCAATCGAGGAACAGCTGCCGTTCGAATCGCAGCTTTTATGGCAACGCGTCTCGGAGGCGATTGCTCGCGAGGATCAGGTGGCGGCCACCGAGGAGAAAACGGTGCTGGAGGAGCGCCAGCGGGCAGAGGCCAAAGACCGGGTCAGTGCCGACTTGCAATATACACCTGCTATTTTTGAGCTCGACAACTACGGCCAGTGGGTGTACAAGTACGCGGATCTGCGTCCGTGGGATTCACGGAACGATGTGCGCCAATACGAGTGCGACTACAAGGTGCTCACCCAGACGCGGCACAAGTCCGTGCCGATAATCCACGGAGGCGAACTAATGCATCCGCTGCGTCCATCCCTCGAGACCATTTCGCGCAGCCAAAGACAATCAAACGCTGGTCCGGGCAATCAGCCGGGCGGTACAGCGGCTCCCAAGGCCAAGAACAAGAGCCTGGTGCTGGCGCCTCGCGACACCAACTCCGACTCCAGCCAGTCGCCCCAAGGCGCCGTGAAACGGAGCTCAACCAGTGCCATCAAGCA ACTAGCGCTGGCTGTTGACCAGGTTAACCGGGTTCTGGAGCAGCACACACGCCAGCTGAACGAGATCAGCCAGCGGCTGGAGCGGATGCAGTACGCCCCATCGCCGAGCAATATGAGCATGCAGTCGCAGCACCTGTGGGGCGGAGGGGTGTCGCAATCCACTGTGATCAAATCGCTTCTCTACGCCCTGATTGGCCTGGTGGTCAGCCTCATTCTGCGCTGGCTGTTCAAATAG
- the LOC6505669 gene encoding oxysterol-binding protein-related protein 8 isoform X3 gives MIFRVSGIANWASDNRDGNLADKSAAEAAKLNRKESYKAQRKNYRREKKRVASEMMNSLQDPAVIVLADWLKVRGTLKSWTKLWCVLKPGLLLIYKSQKTKSSHWVGTVMLTSCQVIERPSKKDGFCFKLFHPLEQSIWAPRGPDKETIGAVVQPLPTAYLIFRAPSQAAGKCWMDALELSLRCSALLLRSNSSTGAAPSSSYVGDPLPVSHETQWSEADYEKHFNEHGKWAQFLALPPADAVDTSRSDTSLSASGRAATPLLQQLYSSAVSNWERTRRLPRFGQQSQQRKTSYSDASSVEHGMGTMGMGQRRRHHLSPISKSMSLGAALCNSSSSDEDDDDYAHSSQSVLRPVSAPPDCLILPQFRLNVKDLDADSQNEAPNAVMSGLESESESDGAEQVQEDGPEQCQETSYVPITEEEFGEQGEQVEELAEENKSLIWCIVKQVRPGMDLSKVVLPTFILEPRSFLDKLSDSYYHADILSKAVHEDDAFTRMKLVVQWYLSSFYKKPKGLKKPYNPILGERFRCYWQHPTGSKTFYIAEQVSHHPPVSAFYVTNREDGFSITCSILAKSKFYGNSTSAVLEGAATMTLLPRGECYTASTPYAHCKGILMGTLSMELGGKINIECENTGYRTELEFKLKPFLGGSDATNVVVGKIKLGKETLATISGHWDKECRIKDSKTGEETLLFRADAEMRSKRLTRYLVPIEEQLPFESQLLWQRVSEAIAREDQVAATEEKTVLEERQRAEAKDRVSADLQYTPAIFELDNYGQWVYKYADLRPWDSRNDVRQYECDYKVLTQTRHKSVPIIHGGELMHPLRPSLETISRSQRQSNAGPGNQPGGTAAPKAKNKSLVLAPRDTNSDSSQSPQGAVKRSSTSAIKQLALAVDQVNRVLEQHTRQLNEISQRLERMQYAPSPSNMSMQSQHLWGGGVSQSTVIKSLLYALIGLVVSLILRWLFK, from the exons ATGATTTTCCGTGTTTCAGGAATCGCCAACTGGGCCTCAGACAACCGGGATGGAAACCTGGCAGATAAG TCGGCGGCCGAGGCGGCCAAACTTAACCGGAAGGAGTCCTACAAGGCCCAGAGGAAGAACTACAGACGCGAGAAGAAGCGAGTGGCCAGTGAAATGATGAACTCTCTCCAAGATCCTGCAGTGATTGTACTGGCCGACTGGCTGAAG GTTCGAGGTACTCTCAAGTCCTGGACAAAGCTGTGGTGCGTTCTGAAGCCTGGCCTGCTGCTCATTTACAAAAGCCAGAAGACCAAGAGCAGCCACTGGGTGGGCACAGTCATGCTCACGTCCTGCCAGGTCATAGAGCGGCCCAGCAAGAAGGACGGCTTCTGCTTCAAGCTCTTTCATCCGTTGGAGCAGTCCATTTGGGCACCGCGCGGACCTGACAAGGAGACCATCG GAGCTGTGGTCCAGCCGTTGCCAACGGCTTACTTGATCTTCCGGGCCCCCAGTCAAGCGGCTGGCAAGTGCTGGATGGACGCCCTGGAGCTCTCCCTGCGATGTTCTGCCCTCCTGCTGCGCTCCAACAGCAGCACAGGAGCAGCGCCCTCATCCAGCTACGTGGGCGATCCGCTGCCCGTCTCCCACGAAACCCAATGGTCGGAGGCGGACTACGAGAAGCACTTCAACGAACATGGTAAGTGGGCCCAGTTCCTGGCTCTGCCGCCAGCTGATGCGGTGGACACCTCGCGCTCCGACACCAGTCTGTCGGCGTCTGGTCGGGCTGCGACTCCGTTGCTTCAGCAGCTATACAGCAGCGCCGTGAGCAACTGGGAGCGCACCAGGCGGCTGCCGCGCTTTGGCCAGCAGTCCCAACAGCGAAAGACTTCGTACAGTGACGCCTCCAGTGTGGAGCACGGCATGGGGACCATGGGAATGGGTCAGCGAAGGCGCCACCACCTCAGTCCCATCAGCAAGTCAATGTCCCTGGGGGCCGCACTGTGCAACAGTAGTTCCAGTGACGAGGACGACGACGACTACGCTCACAGCTCGCAGAGTGTTCTGCGGCCAGTCAGTGCTCCTCCGGACTGTCTGATTCTGCCGCAATTTCGTCTAAATGTCAAGG ATCTGGATGCAGACAGTCAGAATGAAGCACCCAATGCTGTCATGTCCGGTCTGGAGTCTGAGTCGGAGTCCGATGGCGCCGAGCAAGTTCAGGAGGATGGACCAGAACAGTGTCAGGAGACGAGCTACGTACCCATAACCGAGGAGGAATTTGGCGAG CAAGGAGAGCAGGTAGAGGAGTTGGCCGAGGAGAACAAGAGCTTGATCTGGTGCATTGTGAAGCAGGTGCGCCCGGGAATGGACCTGAGCAAAGTGGTATTGCCCACTTTTATCCTGGAGCCGCGCTCCTTTTTGGACAAGCTCAGCGACTCGTACTACCATGCAGACATTCTCTCCAA GGCCGTCCACGAAGATGATGCCTTTACGCGCATGAAGCTTGTAGTCCAATGGTACCTGTCAAGCTTCTACAAGAAGCCCAAGGGCTTGAAGAAGCCCTACAACCCGATTTTGGGTGAACGATTCCGATGCTATTGGCAGCATCCCACTGGCAGCAAAACCTTCTATATTGCAGAACAGGTCTCACATCATCCCCCAGTTTCTGCCTTTTACGTAACGAACCGGGAGGACGGCTTCAGTATCACCTGCTCCATCCTGGCGAAATCGAAGTTCTACGGCAACAGCACCTCCGCGGTGCTAGAAGGCGCTGCCACTATGACGTTGCTGCCGCGCGGTGAATGCTATACGGCGTCGACGCCGTACGCCCACTGCAAGGGCATTCTAATGGGCACCCTCTCGATGGAGCTCGGGGGCAAGATCAACATCGAATGCGAGAACACCGGTTACAGGACGGAGCTGGAGTTCAAACTGAAGCCATTccttggcggttcggacgccACGAATGTGGTTGTTGGCAAGATCAAGCTGGGCAAAGAGACTCTGGCCACCATCTCGGGCCACTGGGATAAGGAGTGCCGTATTAAGGATTCCAAAACTGGCGAAGAAACGTTGCTGTTCCGAGCAGATGCTGAGATGCGTTCCAAGCGGCTAACTCGGTATTTGGTTCCAATCGAGGAACAGCTGCCGTTCGAATCGCAGCTTTTATGGCAACGCGTCTCGGAGGCGATTGCTCGCGAGGATCAGGTGGCGGCCACCGAGGAGAAAACGGTGCTGGAGGAGCGCCAGCGGGCAGAGGCCAAAGACCGGGTCAGTGCCGACTTGCAATATACACCTGCTATTTTTGAGCTCGACAACTACGGCCAGTGGGTGTACAAGTACGCGGATCTGCGTCCGTGGGATTCACGGAACGATGTGCGCCAATACGAGTGCGACTACAAGGTGCTCACCCAGACGCGGCACAAGTCCGTGCCGATAATCCACGGAGGCGAACTAATGCATCCGCTGCGTCCATCCCTCGAGACCATTTCGCGCAGCCAAAGACAATCAAACGCTGGTCCGGGCAATCAGCCGGGCGGTACAGCGGCTCCCAAGGCCAAGAACAAGAGCCTGGTGCTGGCGCCTCGCGACACCAACTCCGACTCCAGCCAGTCGCCCCAAGGCGCCGTGAAACGGAGCTCAACCAGTGCCATCAAGCA ACTAGCGCTGGCTGTTGACCAGGTTAACCGGGTTCTGGAGCAGCACACACGCCAGCTGAACGAGATCAGCCAGCGGCTGGAGCGGATGCAGTACGCCCCATCGCCGAGCAATATGAGCATGCAGTCGCAGCACCTGTGGGGCGGAGGGGTGTCGCAATCCACTGTGATCAAATCGCTTCTCTACGCCCTGATTGGCCTGGTGGTCAGCCTCATTCTGCGCTGGCTGTTCAAATAG
- the LOC6505669 gene encoding oxysterol-binding protein-related protein 8 isoform X9, with protein sequence MRHSRLFINCSKLMFCVFTARRKTPFSIFTPLVSLGAIESSQYPAFRPRGHVRVFARLKLLYKNLDADSQNEAPNAVMSGLESESESDGAEQVQEDGPEQCQETSYVPITEEEFGEQQGEQVEELAEENKSLIWCIVKQVRPGMDLSKVVLPTFILEPRSFLDKLSDSYYHADILSKAVHEDDAFTRMKLVVQWYLSSFYKKPKGLKKPYNPILGERFRCYWQHPTGSKTFYIAEQVSHHPPVSAFYVTNREDGFSITCSILAKSKFYGNSTSAVLEGAATMTLLPRGECYTASTPYAHCKGILMGTLSMELGGKINIECENTGYRTELEFKLKPFLGGSDATNVVVGKIKLGKETLATISGHWDKECRIKDSKTGEETLLFRADAEMRSKRLTRYLVPIEEQLPFESQLLWQRVSEAIAREDQVAATEEKTVLEERQRAEAKDRVSADLQYTPAIFELDNYGQWVYKYADLRPWDSRNDVRQYECDYKVLTQTRHKSVPIIHGGELMHPLRPSLETISRSQRQSNAGPGNQPGGTAAPKAKNKSLVLAPRDTNSDSSQSPQGAVKRSSTSAIKQLALAVDQVNRVLEQHTRQLNEISQRLERMQYAPSPSNMSMQSQHLWGGGVSQSTVIKSLLYALIGLVVSLILRWLFK encoded by the exons ATGCGCCACAGtagacttttcattaattgttcAAAATTAATGTTTTGTGTATTCACCGCCCGGCGAAAAACCCCCTTTTCCATCTTCACTCCCTTGGTCAGCCTCGGCGCTATTGAATCCTCACAGTATCCTGCTTTTAGGCCGCGGGGTCATGTCCGGGTCTTTGCTAGACTGAAGCTGCTTTATAAGA ATCTGGATGCAGACAGTCAGAATGAAGCACCCAATGCTGTCATGTCCGGTCTGGAGTCTGAGTCGGAGTCCGATGGCGCCGAGCAAGTTCAGGAGGATGGACCAGAACAGTGTCAGGAGACGAGCTACGTACCCATAACCGAGGAGGAATTTGGCGAG CAGCAAGGAGAGCAGGTAGAGGAGTTGGCCGAGGAGAACAAGAGCTTGATCTGGTGCATTGTGAAGCAGGTGCGCCCGGGAATGGACCTGAGCAAAGTGGTATTGCCCACTTTTATCCTGGAGCCGCGCTCCTTTTTGGACAAGCTCAGCGACTCGTACTACCATGCAGACATTCTCTCCAA GGCCGTCCACGAAGATGATGCCTTTACGCGCATGAAGCTTGTAGTCCAATGGTACCTGTCAAGCTTCTACAAGAAGCCCAAGGGCTTGAAGAAGCCCTACAACCCGATTTTGGGTGAACGATTCCGATGCTATTGGCAGCATCCCACTGGCAGCAAAACCTTCTATATTGCAGAACAGGTCTCACATCATCCCCCAGTTTCTGCCTTTTACGTAACGAACCGGGAGGACGGCTTCAGTATCACCTGCTCCATCCTGGCGAAATCGAAGTTCTACGGCAACAGCACCTCCGCGGTGCTAGAAGGCGCTGCCACTATGACGTTGCTGCCGCGCGGTGAATGCTATACGGCGTCGACGCCGTACGCCCACTGCAAGGGCATTCTAATGGGCACCCTCTCGATGGAGCTCGGGGGCAAGATCAACATCGAATGCGAGAACACCGGTTACAGGACGGAGCTGGAGTTCAAACTGAAGCCATTccttggcggttcggacgccACGAATGTGGTTGTTGGCAAGATCAAGCTGGGCAAAGAGACTCTGGCCACCATCTCGGGCCACTGGGATAAGGAGTGCCGTATTAAGGATTCCAAAACTGGCGAAGAAACGTTGCTGTTCCGAGCAGATGCTGAGATGCGTTCCAAGCGGCTAACTCGGTATTTGGTTCCAATCGAGGAACAGCTGCCGTTCGAATCGCAGCTTTTATGGCAACGCGTCTCGGAGGCGATTGCTCGCGAGGATCAGGTGGCGGCCACCGAGGAGAAAACGGTGCTGGAGGAGCGCCAGCGGGCAGAGGCCAAAGACCGGGTCAGTGCCGACTTGCAATATACACCTGCTATTTTTGAGCTCGACAACTACGGCCAGTGGGTGTACAAGTACGCGGATCTGCGTCCGTGGGATTCACGGAACGATGTGCGCCAATACGAGTGCGACTACAAGGTGCTCACCCAGACGCGGCACAAGTCCGTGCCGATAATCCACGGAGGCGAACTAATGCATCCGCTGCGTCCATCCCTCGAGACCATTTCGCGCAGCCAAAGACAATCAAACGCTGGTCCGGGCAATCAGCCGGGCGGTACAGCGGCTCCCAAGGCCAAGAACAAGAGCCTGGTGCTGGCGCCTCGCGACACCAACTCCGACTCCAGCCAGTCGCCCCAAGGCGCCGTGAAACGGAGCTCAACCAGTGCCATCAAGCA ACTAGCGCTGGCTGTTGACCAGGTTAACCGGGTTCTGGAGCAGCACACACGCCAGCTGAACGAGATCAGCCAGCGGCTGGAGCGGATGCAGTACGCCCCATCGCCGAGCAATATGAGCATGCAGTCGCAGCACCTGTGGGGCGGAGGGGTGTCGCAATCCACTGTGATCAAATCGCTTCTCTACGCCCTGATTGGCCTGGTGGTCAGCCTCATTCTGCGCTGGCTGTTCAAATAG